The following are encoded together in the Pedobacter sp. D749 genome:
- a CDS encoding DUF72 domain-containing protein has translation MKWRIGCSGFYYREWKEVFYPKGLAQKDWFKYYCEHFNTIELNSTFYKMPTQKSFDKWYNESPDDFLFTIKAPRLITHYKQFKDCKELINDFYEAIQTGLKEKLGCVLFQFPPKFDYNAERLNLLIENLRPDFKNVVEFRHISWFDEDIYRKLSTKNIIFSGQSYPSALPDDVIQNNKTVYYRFHGKPVLYKSEYDIKVIKDLKSQIEDSVSEAFVYFNNTWGIGALHNAKQLQDLMK, from the coding sequence ATGAAATGGAGAATTGGTTGTTCAGGTTTCTATTACCGCGAATGGAAAGAAGTTTTCTATCCTAAAGGTTTAGCACAAAAAGATTGGTTTAAGTATTATTGCGAGCATTTTAATACAATAGAGCTTAATTCTACTTTTTATAAAATGCCAACGCAAAAATCGTTCGATAAATGGTACAATGAAAGTCCCGACGACTTTTTGTTTACAATTAAGGCCCCGCGTTTAATTACACACTACAAGCAGTTTAAAGATTGCAAAGAACTGATCAACGATTTTTACGAGGCTATTCAAACCGGACTAAAGGAAAAATTGGGCTGTGTACTTTTTCAGTTTCCACCGAAGTTCGATTATAATGCTGAACGGTTAAATCTATTGATTGAAAATTTAAGACCAGATTTTAAAAACGTGGTAGAATTTCGCCACATCAGCTGGTTTGATGAAGATATTTACAGAAAGCTATCCACAAAAAACATCATTTTCAGCGGACAAAGCTACCCATCTGCCCTACCCGATGATGTAATTCAAAATAACAAAACTGTCTATTACCGCTTTCATGGGAAGCCTGTGTTGTATAAATCTGAATATGATATTAAAGTAATTAAAGACCTTAAAAGCCAAATAGAAGATAGCGTCAGTGAAGCTTTTGTATACTTTAACAATACCTGGGGCATTGGAGCATTACATAATGCGAAACAATTGCAGGATTTAATGAAATAG
- a CDS encoding 2Fe-2S iron-sulfur cluster-binding protein, translated as MSIFKLKINFEEADHESIELPIAAGESVLDVCLDNGIELQHNCGGVCGCSTCHVYVTKGMDNIEEISDKEEDFIDRAVRPKITSRLGCQCVVINGDIEVTIPDQSDFMGH; from the coding sequence ATGAGCATTTTTAAACTAAAAATAAATTTTGAAGAAGCAGATCACGAATCTATTGAATTACCAATAGCAGCCGGCGAATCTGTTTTAGATGTTTGTCTGGATAATGGAATCGAATTACAGCACAACTGTGGTGGTGTTTGTGGTTGCAGTACCTGCCATGTGTACGTAACAAAAGGTATGGACAATATCGAAGAGATTTCTGACAAAGAAGAAGACTTTATCGATAGAGCAGTCCGTCCGAAAATTACTTCCCGTTTAGGTTGCCAGTGTGTGGTGATTAACGGCGATATCGAAGTAACCATACCAGACCAGTCTGATTTTATGGGACACTAG
- a CDS encoding DUF3829 domain-containing protein codes for MKTILKLTALALVLSVTACKNDGKKDSSAKTSYAEADEKDVNEIIEYNNAVVSFTDKNNDYIKRIEGNIIKIEKGLGNPNDHFAFIGLITPFSMSTISSSKMKPDTPPSALSSDDQKFFKENVVSMTGVLDKIKETYKSLDEYIKAEDWKDDKGVKGKALVDSIYSMGKKYYAYDEQVMAKLNIIGDDAERVILKTHPLKEYIFALKDDRSKVAEFTKLLAGNKNYKTIEAKAKSAYQILEDQHNKHVAMAAPDAGKFPGKDGYFKNFNDRLNDYLIAARKMMRDASASGKLTEYNIDELVRKQDSMRSAYNNFVD; via the coding sequence ATGAAAACAATCTTAAAATTAACTGCCCTTGCACTTGTATTGTCGGTTACAGCATGCAAAAATGATGGTAAAAAAGACAGTAGTGCTAAAACAAGCTATGCTGAAGCTGATGAAAAAGACGTAAATGAGATTATTGAGTACAATAACGCTGTGGTAAGCTTTACGGATAAAAACAATGATTATATTAAGCGTATAGAAGGTAATATTATTAAAATTGAAAAAGGTTTAGGAAACCCAAATGATCACTTCGCTTTTATCGGTTTAATCACGCCGTTTTCTATGAGTACAATCAGCAGTAGTAAAATGAAGCCAGATACACCTCCAAGTGCTTTAAGTAGCGATGATCAAAAATTTTTCAAAGAAAATGTAGTATCCATGACAGGGGTACTTGACAAAATTAAAGAAACATATAAATCTTTAGATGAATATATCAAGGCAGAAGATTGGAAAGATGACAAAGGGGTTAAAGGAAAAGCTTTAGTAGATTCTATTTACAGTATGGGTAAAAAATATTATGCTTATGATGAACAGGTTATGGCTAAATTAAATATAATTGGTGATGATGCAGAACGTGTAATTTTAAAAACCCACCCACTAAAAGAGTATATTTTTGCATTAAAGGATGACAGGAGCAAAGTTGCCGAGTTTACTAAATTATTGGCAGGGAATAAAAATTATAAAACCATTGAGGCCAAGGCTAAATCTGCTTATCAGATCCTGGAAGATCAGCATAATAAACATGTAGCCATGGCTGCGCCCGATGCAGGCAAATTTCCTGGCAAAGACGGTTATTTCAAAAATTTTAACGATCGGTTAAATGATTATTTAATTGCAGCGAGAAAAATGATGCGGGATGCATCTGCTTCTGGTAAATTGACAGAATATAATATTGACGAATTGGTTAGGAAGCAGGATAGTATGAGATCGGCTTACAACAATTTTGTTGACTAA
- a CDS encoding HAD family hydrolase: MFLQKLKEITTFIFDVDGVLTDGSVQVTDNGQSLRTFNIKDGYAMQLAVKKGYNICIISGGDGIAMGKRFFNLGVTDVFLGTGDKVGIFNQYLQDKGITSGEVLYMGDDIPDLKVMKLVGLPTCPADAVEEIKAISTFISPYNGGKTAVRDIIEKVMKVQGRWHDENPNAADSGN; the protein is encoded by the coding sequence ATGTTTCTCCAGAAATTAAAAGAGATTACCACTTTCATTTTTGATGTAGATGGTGTGCTTACCGATGGATCAGTTCAGGTTACTGATAATGGCCAGTCGTTGCGCACTTTTAACATTAAAGATGGCTATGCCATGCAATTAGCCGTTAAAAAAGGATATAACATCTGTATTATATCTGGTGGAGATGGTATTGCCATGGGCAAACGATTTTTTAATCTGGGCGTAACAGATGTGTTTCTCGGAACAGGAGATAAGGTTGGCATTTTCAATCAATATCTTCAAGATAAGGGCATTACTTCAGGAGAAGTGCTTTATATGGGCGACGATATCCCTGATTTAAAAGTAATGAAACTCGTAGGGCTCCCAACGTGCCCGGCGGATGCCGTAGAAGAGATAAAAGCAATTTCTACATTCATTTCTCCCTACAATGGAGGCAAAACTGCTGTGCGTGATATTATCGAAAAAGTAATGAAAGTACAGGGCAGGTGGCACGATGAAAATCCAAATGCTGCCGATTCGGGTAATTAG
- a CDS encoding nucleoside triphosphate pyrophosphatase has product MPANFPPIVLASKSPRRQELLTLMGLDFKVELKDVDESYPLDLSPAEIAVYISEQKARAFTADGEIVITADTIVALNGEILGKPENRAHAQEMLKKLSGSKHEVFTGVTLVKGDKIHSFYDRTEVYCKPVTADEIDFYIDNYKPFDKAGSYGVQDWWGIVVVQRIEGSYTNVMGLPTEKLYNELLKFI; this is encoded by the coding sequence ATGCCTGCAAATTTTCCTCCTATCGTTCTAGCCTCTAAATCACCTCGAAGACAAGAACTTTTAACGCTTATGGGTTTAGATTTTAAAGTCGAGTTAAAGGATGTTGATGAAAGTTACCCTTTAGATTTAAGTCCGGCAGAAATTGCCGTTTACATTTCAGAACAGAAGGCCAGGGCTTTTACTGCTGATGGTGAAATAGTGATTACAGCAGATACCATCGTTGCCTTAAACGGAGAAATTTTAGGTAAACCAGAAAATAGGGCACATGCTCAAGAAATGTTAAAAAAACTCTCCGGCAGTAAACACGAGGTTTTTACAGGTGTAACACTTGTTAAAGGCGATAAAATTCATTCGTTTTATGATAGGACAGAGGTTTACTGTAAACCTGTTACAGCTGATGAAATTGATTTCTACATTGATAATTACAAACCCTTTGATAAGGCCGGAAGTTACGGCGTGCAGGACTGGTGGGGCATCGTAGTGGTACAACGGATTGAAGGCTCGTATACTAACGTAATGGGCTTGCCAACAGAAAAGCTGTATAATGAACTATTGAAGTTTATTTAA
- the iscX gene encoding Fe-S cluster assembly protein IscX yields MNNDKFALPFYWNDYEDIAMSLYEKFGDDFTEAKIYRIRFTELLEWVLELPNFKGTREESSEGHLEQIQSAWVYEWRDNQ; encoded by the coding sequence ATGAACAACGATAAATTTGCTTTACCTTTTTATTGGAACGACTACGAAGATATAGCAATGTCTTTATATGAGAAATTTGGTGATGATTTTACAGAAGCCAAAATTTACCGTATCCGCTTTACCGAACTTTTAGAATGGGTTTTAGAATTGCCAAACTTTAAAGGTACTCGTGAGGAAAGCAGTGAAGGCCATTTAGAACAAATTCAATCTGCCTGGGTATACGAGTGGAGAGATAATCAGTAA
- a CDS encoding universal stress protein: MSTYLVPVDFSKTADHAAKYAARLSFAMTNSKIILLNAYYVSEYESILPTPDMLITTDENIADEITKRLEALEKLKSKMLEINPKAEIEVSLTRETLLRSIIDRVNREEIEVIIIGSNGKKAKDESDIGSNAIKISKSSPVPVLVVPPKADYQSIRKAILACDFKKVKEVIPMHALKNILSKHVLELLVLNINSGHKIDSQEEHFLHEMLKDFSPAYHYSDHPDTIKGIVKFAKSEEAQLIIALPKKYSFFESLLHESVSQRLTIKSHVPVLLLKD, from the coding sequence ATGAGTACATACCTTGTACCTGTCGATTTTTCTAAAACAGCTGATCATGCTGCGAAATATGCGGCCAGGTTGAGTTTCGCTATGACGAACTCAAAAATTATACTGCTTAATGCTTATTACGTTTCCGAATACGAGAGCATTCTTCCTACCCCTGATATGCTCATTACTACTGATGAAAATATCGCCGACGAAATTACCAAAAGGCTCGAAGCACTCGAAAAACTGAAGTCAAAAATGCTGGAGATTAATCCCAAGGCCGAAATAGAGGTTTCTCTAACAAGGGAAACCTTATTAAGATCAATCATTGATCGGGTAAATAGGGAAGAAATCGAAGTCATTATTATCGGAAGTAACGGTAAAAAAGCGAAAGACGAAAGTGATATCGGTTCCAATGCGATCAAAATTTCTAAATCAAGTCCGGTGCCGGTTTTGGTTGTTCCGCCTAAGGCCGACTATCAATCGATCCGTAAAGCCATTTTAGCCTGCGATTTTAAAAAAGTTAAAGAGGTGATTCCTATGCACGCACTCAAAAATATCCTGAGCAAACATGTCCTCGAACTTTTGGTGCTCAATATTAATTCCGGTCATAAGATCGATTCCCAGGAAGAACATTTTTTACATGAGATGCTTAAAGATTTTTCTCCGGCTTATCATTATTCCGATCATCCCGATACGATTAAGGGGATCGTAAAATTTGCCAAAAGCGAAGAAGCCCAGTTGATTATTGCACTTCCAAAGAAGTATAGTTTTTTTGAAAGCTTATTGCACGAAAGTGTATCTCAAAGGTTAACGATTAAATCGCATGTGCCGGTATTATTGTTGAAGGATTGA
- a CDS encoding exopolyphosphatase, producing MRVAVIDLGTNTFHLLIAKTTGNQPEILYKTNVPVKLGEGRINDNIIIPAAFERGINCLKDFSQIISDYQVDKVRATATSAVRSAENGKDFVDAVNERTGINIETISGDEEAELIYRGVKLSGAITDLSLIMDIGGGSVEFILCDTENLIWKKSYNIGAARLMQQFFKSDPINDGDKNAILFHIQHQLTDLFDICEKHQPKVLIGSAGAFETFAELIIRKNKLKTDINTTKTFEFNFDDYIATSIKLLNATHKERTEMPGIIPLRVDMIVIAALITNYVLGRSKINRLTLSTYDLKMGVLASLI from the coding sequence ATGCGTGTTGCTGTTATTGATCTTGGAACCAATACCTTCCACTTACTTATTGCGAAGACAACAGGGAACCAGCCGGAAATTTTATACAAAACCAATGTTCCCGTTAAATTGGGCGAAGGAAGAATTAACGATAACATTATCATTCCAGCGGCCTTTGAAAGAGGGATAAATTGTCTTAAGGATTTTAGTCAAATTATTAGTGATTACCAGGTTGATAAGGTTAGAGCTACGGCAACATCTGCCGTTAGGAGCGCAGAAAACGGCAAAGATTTCGTTGATGCAGTAAATGAAAGAACTGGAATAAACATTGAAACGATTAGCGGTGATGAAGAAGCTGAATTAATTTACAGGGGAGTAAAACTGAGTGGGGCCATTACCGATCTTTCGTTGATTATGGATATTGGTGGCGGCAGTGTAGAATTTATTCTTTGCGATACTGAAAACCTGATCTGGAAGAAAAGTTACAATATTGGTGCAGCTCGTTTAATGCAACAATTTTTCAAATCAGACCCCATAAATGACGGGGATAAAAACGCCATTTTATTTCACATACAACACCAACTCACCGATCTTTTCGACATCTGTGAAAAACATCAGCCCAAAGTGCTGATCGGATCTGCCGGAGCATTCGAAACCTTTGCGGAGCTCATCATCAGAAAAAACAAACTGAAAACAGATATAAATACCACCAAAACTTTCGAATTTAACTTTGACGACTATATTGCAACCTCGATAAAACTACTCAATGCTACACATAAAGAAAGGACTGAAATGCCCGGAATAATTCCATTAAGAGTTGATATGATTGTAATTGCTGCTTTAATTACTAATTACGTTTTGGGCAGATCGAAGATAAACAGGTTAACGCTTTCCACTTACGATTTGAAAATGGGCGTACTGGCCAGCCTGATATAA
- the dnaJ gene encoding molecular chaperone DnaJ, which translates to MSKRDYYDVLGVTRGAAADEIKKAYRKMAIKYHPDKNPGDKAAEDKFKEAAEAYEILSSPEKKQRYDQYGHAGVGGASGGGYGGGGMNMDDIFSNFGDVFGGHNPFESFFGGGGGGQQRGGRRVAKGTNLRIKVKLTLEEIAHGAEKKIKVNKLIVCKTCDGSGAKDKSSVSTCGTCGGSGQVRRVTNTILGQMQTASTCPTCNGSGQQITAKCNVCHGDGVVRGEETITINIPAGVSEGMQLSMSGKGNAAPNGGIPGDLIILIEETPHETLKREGNNIVYDLHLSFVDAALGMSIEVPTIDGKAKIKIEPGTQSGKLLRLKGKGLPEVNSYHRGDEIIHINIWTPKALSSDERNALEKLRESPNFKPQPGKNDKSFFERMKEYFE; encoded by the coding sequence ATGAGTAAAAGAGATTATTACGACGTATTAGGCGTAACCAGGGGCGCAGCCGCCGATGAGATAAAAAAAGCTTATCGCAAGATGGCGATTAAATATCACCCGGATAAAAACCCTGGCGATAAAGCTGCTGAAGATAAATTTAAGGAAGCTGCTGAAGCTTACGAAATTTTAAGCAGTCCTGAGAAAAAACAACGCTATGACCAATACGGTCATGCTGGTGTTGGAGGCGCAAGTGGTGGCGGTTATGGCGGTGGCGGAATGAACATGGACGATATTTTTAGCAATTTCGGCGATGTATTTGGTGGTCACAATCCTTTTGAAAGTTTTTTTGGTGGCGGAGGTGGCGGCCAGCAACGTGGCGGTCGTCGTGTTGCAAAAGGCACTAACCTACGTATAAAGGTTAAATTAACACTTGAAGAAATTGCACATGGTGCCGAAAAGAAAATCAAGGTTAATAAACTAATCGTTTGTAAAACCTGCGACGGCTCTGGCGCAAAAGATAAATCATCGGTAAGTACCTGTGGTACCTGCGGTGGCAGCGGCCAGGTGCGTAGAGTAACCAATACGATTTTGGGCCAGATGCAAACGGCATCTACCTGCCCTACCTGTAACGGTAGCGGTCAACAAATTACCGCTAAATGTAATGTTTGTCATGGAGATGGTGTTGTACGTGGTGAAGAAACCATTACCATCAATATTCCGGCAGGCGTAAGTGAAGGTATGCAATTGAGCATGAGTGGAAAAGGTAATGCAGCACCTAATGGCGGCATCCCCGGCGATTTAATTATCTTAATTGAAGAAACACCTCACGAAACCTTAAAACGTGAAGGAAATAATATTGTTTACGATTTACATTTAAGCTTTGTTGATGCTGCTTTAGGGATGAGCATCGAAGTGCCAACCATTGATGGTAAAGCCAAAATTAAAATCGAACCAGGTACCCAAAGTGGAAAGTTATTACGATTAAAAGGTAAAGGTTTGCCAGAAGTTAATTCTTACCATAGAGGTGATGAAATTATTCACATCAACATTTGGACCCCAAAAGCTTTAAGTAGCGACGAACGTAATGCTTTAGAGAAATTACGTGAATCGCCGAACTTTAAGCCTCAACCAGGTAAAAATGATAAGAGCTTCTTCGAAAGAATGAAAGAATACTTTGAGTAA